CAGCAAGAGGTCGCGTCCGCTGCGCTCCAGCCGAACGTCGGTGATCAGGCCGTCTCGGAGCTCTTCCCGGCGGGGCTCGCTCTGAAGCCCGGTGATCCGCACCCGGGCCTCGGCCGGGCCGCTCTGCTCCAGGCGATACGTCACCGCCCGCGACGTCTCGAGCACCACGCGCGTGAACGAGGGGTACGAGCGGACGCGTAGCTCCTCCAGGGTGACGGTCTGCACCGCCTTCATGGGCAAGGCCGCCGGCGGCGGCGCCTGGCCGATCTGGGGCAGCACGCGGGCGACGAAGCTCTCGGGGACCAGCCAGGTCCCCGCCTTCACCCGCACGGGCGCATCGAGCACGACCGGCCGGCCGTCGACGACGATTTGCGCCACGTTGCGCGTGAAGGCCACGACGTGCCCGGGGATCCTCAGGTAGGCGCGAATGCTGCTGGGCGTGGCGTCGAGCCGTGTCTGCAGGCTCGTCGCGACCCGATCCAGCTCCACGTAGCGCCGCCCCTCGTGCGTCACGGTGGGCAGACTGGCGGCGCCGGGGACCGCCCCCACGAAAAGGCCGGCGACGACCAGGGCGAGCGCCAGGCGCATGGGTGCCGCTCATTCTAGCAGCGGCCCGGGACCCCTCCGAGCGGTTAAATCCGGCCCGGCGTGGGGACTGTCAGGACGACAAGAACGCTCCGAGCGCCCGGGCCGTCTCGGCCGGCGCTTCCTCCGGCAGGAAGTGCCCGCAATCCACCCCGGCGCCCTGGACGTCGGCGGCCCATCGCCTCCAGGACTCGATCACCTGCCGGCGCTTGTGGGGCCGGCCCCGGTCACCCCAGAGCGCGAGTAGCGGGCACTCGATCTTGCGGCCATGTTTGAGGTCGGCCTCGTCGAGCGCGTAGTCGATCGTCGCCCCCGCCCGATAGTCTTCGCAGGTGGCGTGGATCACCTGAGGATCGCGGAAGGCGCGCAGATACTCCGCCATCGCCTCGTCGCCGAAGCAGCCGGGATCGCCGGCCCAGCTTTGGAGCGTGGAGCGGAGGAAGAAGTCCGGATCGCCCCCGATCAGGCGCTCGGGAAAGTCGTACGGCTGGGCCAGGAAGTACCAGTGGTAGCTGCCCAGCGCCCCGGCACGGTCCACCTGGGCGAACTGCTCGTAGGTCGGGATCACGTCGAGCACCGCGAGCTTCGTCACGCGTGCGGGATGATCGAGCGCCATCCGATAGGCCACCCGGGCCCCGCGATCGTGGCCGGCCACCGCGAAACGCGGGAACCCGAGCAGCGCCATGACCTCCACCTGGTCCACCGCCATCGCGCGCTTGGCGTAACCCGCGTGGTCCGGTCCCGCCGCCGGCCGCGAGCTGGCGCCGTAGCCGCGCAGATCCGTCGCGACGACGGTGAAGGATCGAGCCAGCGCCGGCGCGACGTCGCGCCAGATGGCCTTGGTCTGGGGGTAGCCGTGCAAGAGCAGCAGCGGTGGCCCCTGCCCGCCGACGCGCGCGTCGATCTCGGCGTCGGCCGTCTCGAGCCGCAGGGTCTGGAACCCGTCGAACACCGCTCACACCGCGGGGGGGTCCTTCTCCAGCGCCTCGCGCAGCCGCGCCTCGTCGACCCGGACCTGGACGCCGGCCCGCTCCTCCTGCAGCAGCATGGCCACGCGCGAATCGCGCTCGCCCCAGCCGCGGTTCAGCGCCTCCGTCAGCTCCTCGAGCGTGAGGTTGGCCAGGCGCATGGGGACGCGATGCTCGCGGCCCAGGGCCGTGGCCAGGCTCACGTCCTTGTGCGCGAGGCGCAGCGCGAAGTTCGCCGGCTCGTACTTGCCCCGGAAGAACTGGTCGGCCAGCCGGTCGTACAGGCGCTGCCGGCCGTTGGCCCCCTGGCGTACCGCCTGCCAGAGCGCCAGCGGCTCCACGCCGGCCTTCACGCCCAGGGTGAAGACCTCGGCCAGGATGGTCTGGACGGCGTAGCCGGCGCAGTTGTGAACGAGCTTGGCCACGGAGCCGGCGCCGATGGGACCGACCCGGATGACCTGATCGCCCATGGCGTCCAGCACCGGCTTGTAGCGGAGGAAGACGGCCTCGTCGCCCCCGACCCAGATCGCGAGCTTCCGCGAGCGGGCGCCCCGCGGTCCCCCGCTCACCGGCGCATCCAGGAGATGCACGCGCTGCGCGGCGAAGATCGCGTGCAGCCGCCGCACGAGGGCCGGGGAGTTGGTGCTCAGGTCGAAGTACGCCTTGCCCGCGCTCATCCCCGCCAGCAGTCCGTCGTCGCCCAGCGCCACGCTCTCGACTTCGGGAGGGCCGGGGAGCGAGGTGAACACGACCTCCGAGGCCTCGGCGACCTTGCGCGGCGTGTCGGCCCACGACGCGCCCGCGGCGAGGTGCGGCTTGGCCGCCTCGGCGCGAATGTCGTGGACGATCAGCTCGTAACCGCCCTTCCGGAGATTGGTGGCCATCCCCTCGCCCATGGTGCCCAGTCCGATGAACCCGACCTTCATGCTGACCTCCGCTGGTTGTGACGGCGTGCGGCAGTGTCCATCCCGCACTGAAGCGTTGTCAAGCGAGCGCGGTCAGAGCTCCCGGAGCGCGAGCACGATCGGGGCCCGGGCGGCGCGGACGGCCGGGGGCAGC
Above is a genomic segment from Candidatus Methylomirabilota bacterium containing:
- a CDS encoding alpha/beta hydrolase is translated as MFDGFQTLRLETADAEIDARVGGQGPPLLLLHGYPQTKAIWRDVAPALARSFTVVATDLRGYGASSRPAAGPDHAGYAKRAMAVDQVEVMALLGFPRFAVAGHDRGARVAYRMALDHPARVTKLAVLDVIPTYEQFAQVDRAGALGSYHWYFLAQPYDFPERLIGGDPDFFLRSTLQSWAGDPGCFGDEAMAEYLRAFRDPQVIHATCEDYRAGATIDYALDEADLKHGRKIECPLLALWGDRGRPHKRRQVIESWRRWAADVQGAGVDCGHFLPEEAPAETARALGAFLSS
- a CDS encoding NAD(P)-dependent oxidoreductase, which encodes MKVGFIGLGTMGEGMATNLRKGGYELIVHDIRAEAAKPHLAAGASWADTPRKVAEASEVVFTSLPGPPEVESVALGDDGLLAGMSAGKAYFDLSTNSPALVRRLHAIFAAQRVHLLDAPVSGGPRGARSRKLAIWVGGDEAVFLRYKPVLDAMGDQVIRVGPIGAGSVAKLVHNCAGYAVQTILAEVFTLGVKAGVEPLALWQAVRQGANGRQRLYDRLADQFFRGKYEPANFALRLAHKDVSLATALGREHRVPMRLANLTLEELTEALNRGWGERDSRVAMLLQEERAGVQVRVDEARLREALEKDPPAV